From the genome of Poecilia reticulata strain Guanapo linkage group LG22, Guppy_female_1.0+MT, whole genome shotgun sequence:
gCCATCATGTGGGCTTTATAGGAACTGCTACTGTACACATTTATTCAACAAACTTGACTGTCTAttcaaacatttaagaaaatattgagTAAATATTAAGTGCTACTTAGTAACACTGCCAACATTGTCACAACTCAAATCCATTTTGTCaatgttcaaagaaaaaaaagacattcttgATTCAAttctttattaataaatacaCAATACAGAGGAAAAGGAATAATCCCACCTGAACGAATTCTTCACAGCTTCCCATTTAAATCTTTaacatctgaaagaaaatgaccaCAAAATTGATATTTCACAAACTATGTACATTATTTACAGTGTCCATGTACTCAGCCACAGAAATGGCTTAAGGGTGTTTGTTTGGACTGGAGTTTTGCCCTGCACTGATGGGAATCCAATGGTCATAGGGTTTCCGGCTTTCAACGCTGTCAACTCTGGGAGTTACCTTTGCAGGAGATGAAGCCACCACTGTTGGCTTGGCAACTGAattctagaaagaaaaaaaaaaaaaaggtttcacacattttattccAGATTGTTTTTGACTGTCTGCACTCAAGTCACTTACATTTACACTGAAAGCAATTTTCCTGCTTTCCATCCTTGGACTGGACACACCAGGCTCTGCCTCGTCCTAATTCAAGGAGAGAAACAGATTACAAGTTACTCATGAGCAAGGAACTGCGCTACAACCTGAAGTTCAAACTGATGGACTTCAAGGTCTAGTTAAATAATTCTACTTAATATATGGCACtttcaaactgcagctttcATGCAGCCCTTCATTACTTAAATCATATCTAAAGGACGGACCTTGAAGctgtataataataaaaaaaatacaacgtTTAAACTGGAAGAGTGATGGAACAGTGATCAAGACGCAAGTTCCCCAGCCCCTCAGCACACATCTTGTGTACCAACTTATCTTTAGGATATGGAGAAGAGTTGTCTTGACTGGAATAGTCATTATAATGTAGTCCACACACCTGTGCTCCTTCAGCGAGTGGCAGATTCTGCCAAGTAACAATAACCCATTTCATCTGAAAGCATAAATACATTGTAATGGCACAGAACTAACACCtaactaaattatttacatgtttgtgCAATAAGCATATGCATGTAATCTAGAGTGAATTGCTATCTTAACTGTATGTGCTTATTCCATATATTAAACATACTGCAACATCTAAAGTCAGAACATGTCAACGCAAACAAATGGTTGTCACCCATGTCACATGACAGCCTTTTAATCCCAGGTGCCGATGAGTGAAGGAGACCACTGTCATGTTATCTATGAAGACAGGAATAAATACAGAGAGCAGGTGTGTTCCCTCATGGGTCAGGTTAACAAAAgacaggaaataaagaaaaagaaactagaCCAAGAGCAGGTAGTACATTTGGTGTgctctcaagaaaaaaaatcatgtaaggaacctaaatctaaaaaaaaaataaaaaatttaaaaatagttacTTCTATGCAACTTTCACCAAGCCAATAGCAATGTACTGTAGCTacgagaaagaaagaaaaagaatttaCAAAGAATTTCTCAGTGACCGAGGAGGCAATTTCTTCTATAgcatattttttatcattagtAAAAACACTCACGTCTAAATGAGTCTTTTGGGAGCCATGCCTCACCCCTGTAACAGGCTCTGGTGAAGAACTTCTGGTTGCTGGCTGCTCTGACAGGATAGGCTTCACACTTTCAGGAAGGTCCAGCTTCTCCACTCCAAGCATTCGCATAGCATTGGCCTTGGCAACTTCAAGGAGTTCCCTTTTGTCTGTGGACCACAATGAAAATAGAGAAGACAGTTATTCAATCAATACTATTCACCACctgtacaaaataataaaaaaaaacagagaaaaaaaaaaagtctactcaCCACGCAGGCTTAAACTGACAGAACGTCCAGATGACCTGGATCGCGATCGCCCCCTGTAGGGCATGGAAGGAGATCGAGAGAATCTGCATCTCAGCTGACTTGCTGGTCTCCTGTACCTACTCCAGCGTGCTGGAGACCAAGAACGGGACCTGGACCTATAGCTTCTGCGATGGCGGGAATATCTGTCTGATACCGGGGAGCGTGTGTAGGAGCGGGAACGAGCCCTGTAGTGGCGTGGTGGGGATCGGCTGTAGGAGCGAGAACGTCCCCTATAGCGGCGGGGTGGGGACCGACTGAAGGAGCGAGAGTGTGCCCTGTAGCGCCTGGGTGGGGACCGGCGGTAGCCGCCATAACTGCGGTGGTTATCACATCTACAGCGGGAAGAATGTCGGTGGCATCGCGGATAGGATCGGGACCTGGAACGGGACCTGGAGCTAGAGGATGACCCGCTCCTGCAagaagatgaagatgaggaggatgaagacCTGTTGCGTCGACAGCGGCTTTTACGCCCTCTGTAGTCAGA
Proteins encoded in this window:
- the rsrp1 gene encoding arginine/serine-rich protein 1 isoform X2: MATQVDSHADMAQARQSDGINVIFDQKSPGSSHSRSRSRSVSSSASSRSTGSDYRGRKSRCRRNRSSSSSSSSSCRSGSSSSSRSRSRSRSYPRCHRHSSRCRCDNHRSYGGYRRSPPRRYRAHSRSFSRSPPRRYRGRSRSYSRSPPRHYRARSRSYTRSPVSDRYSRHRRSYRSRSRSWSPARWSRYRRPASQLRCRFSRSPSMPYRGRSRSRSSGRSVSLSLRDKRELLEVAKANAMRMLGVEKLDLPESVKPILSEQPATRSSSPEPVTGVRHGSQKTHLDMKWVIVTWQNLPLAEGAQVCGLHYNDYSSQDNSSPYPKDKLVHKMCAEGLGNLRLDHCSITLPV
- the rsrp1 gene encoding arginine/serine-rich protein 1 isoform X1 is translated as MATQVDSHADMAQARQSDGINVIFDQKSPGSSHSRSRSRSVSSSASSRSTGSDYRGRKSRCRRNRSSSSSSSSSCRSGSSSSSRSRSRSRSYPRCHRHSSRCRCDNHRSYGGYRRSPPRRYRAHSRSFSRSPPRRYRGRSRSYSRSPPRHYRARSRSYTRSPVSDRYSRHRRSYRSRSRSWSPARWSRYRRPASQLRCRFSRSPSMPYRGRSRSRSSGRSVSLSLRDKRELLEVAKANAMRMLGVEKLDLPESVKPILSEQPATRSSSPEPVTGVRHGSQKTHLDDEAEPGVSSPRMESRKIAFSVNNSVAKPTVVASSPAKVTPRVDSVESRKPYDHWIPISAGQNSSPNKHP
- the rsrp1 gene encoding arginine/serine-rich protein 1 isoform X3 — protein: MATQVDSHADMAQARQSDGINVIFDQKSPGSSHSRSRSRSVSSSASSRSTGSDYRGRKSRCRRNRSSSSSSSSSCRSGSSSSSRSRSRSRSYPRCHRHSSRCRCDNHRSYGGYRRSPPRRYRAHSRSFSRSPPRRYRGRSRSYSRSPPRHYRARSRSYTRSPVSDRYSRHRRSYRSRSRSWSPARWSRYRRPASQLRCRFSRSPSMPYRGRSRSRSSGRSVSLSLRDKRELLEVAKANAMRMLGVEKLDLPESVKPILSEQPATRSSSPEPVTGVRHGSQKTHLDIT